In Streptomyces sp. NBC_00341, the DNA window AATGTCGAGTACTCATGAGATCTCTGGAGCGTTCATGAATATCCCCTCAGCAGTCCCGCGTTGGTGTGCGGCCCTGGCAGCCGCGGGAGTACTGGTGATCACCTCTGCGGCAGGAGCGGGAGCCGCGGGCGCGGCCGGGCGGACGGCGCCGGCCGACGGCTCCATACGGGCGGCGCAGCCCGCCTGGGCCACGTCCGCCTACCGCGGTGTACAGGGCGGCAACCTCTGCCTGCTGTCGCGTTGTTCGGTCGGCGGCTCCGCCGAGGACGGGAACGCGGGACCGAGCAATACGCAGGGCTTCAACCTGTGCCTGCTGGCCCTGTGCACCGTGCGTCCCTGACCCGGCAGCCCGGTGGCCCGGGAGGTCCACGGACCTCCCGGGCCACCGGGCTGCTCATGCCTCGACCGGCGTGATCCGGACGTAGGACTTCAGGCGCGTGTCACGGCCGGGCCGGCTGGAGCCCCGCGTACACCCCGCCGCTGTCCAGCAGTTCGCTGTGCGAGCCGATCTCCGCGATCCGGCCGCCCTCCATCGCCACGATGCGGTCCGCGTTCCGGATCGTCGAGAGGCGGTGGGCGACGACGAAGACGGTCCGGCCGTGCACCAGACGGGAGAGCGCCTCCTGGACGAGGGCCTCCGAGCGGTTGTCGAGTGCGGAGGTCGCCTCGTCGAGCACCAGCACCCGGGGGTCGCGGATCAGCGCCCTGGCGATCGCGAGCCGCTGCCGCTGCCCGCCCGAGAGCCGTGCGCCCCGCTGGCCGACGACCGTGTCCAGGCCGAGCGGCAGCTCCCGTACGAACTCCAGGGCGTTGGCGTCCGCCAGGGCGCGCGTCAGCGTGGCCTCGTCCGTGTCGCCCATCCCGTACGTCACGTTGTCGCGGATGCTGCCCTCGAACAGGATCGACTCCTGCGGCACCACCGAGAGGAAGCGCCGGTAGCTGCGCAGGTCGAGCCCTGCCATGTCGGCGCCGTCGAGCAGGATGCGGCCGGAGGTGGGCCGGATGAAGCCGATGAGCAGGTTGAGGACGGTCGACTTGCCCGCGCCCGAGGCGCCCACCAGCGCGATGGTCTCGCCCGGCCGCGCGGAGAGGGTGAATCCGTCGACCGCCGGGTCCGCTTCGTCGTAGGCGAATCCGACGTCCTCGAAGTCGATATGGCCGGTGACCCGCTCCACCTGCACCTTCCCCGCGTTCTGCTCCAGGTCCGGGGCCTGGAGCACCTCGCCGGCCGAACGCACCGACTCCAGGCCCTTGGTGAGCACGGGGGCCAGGCCGAGCAGCGTGGTCACGGAGCCGGTCAGCACGGTGAAGAAGGAGCTGAGCATCACCACGTCGCCCGCGGTGACCGCCATCCACCCGTGATACGCGACCAGGGCGGAGCCCGTCAGGCACAGCACCCCGAGCGTGTTGAGGATGACCCAGGCCAGCGAGCCGAACCGGCCGTTGACCGTGTCCAGGCGAAGCCCGGCCGCGAACACCTGGCGGAGCGAACCGTCGACCCGGCCCAGCGCGGTCCGCTCCAGGCCGTGGGCGCGGGTGATGGGGATGAGCGTGGTCATCTCGCCCACCCGGGAGGAGAGCTGCTCGACCTCGCGGCGGAAGGACTCGTTGTGGCTGCGCAGCCGCGCGCGCAGCTTCATCACCAGGAACCCGGCGGCCGGCACCACGACGAGGAAGACGGGCAGGAACGCCGGGACGCGCAATCCGATGACGACAAGGCCGCCGGCCAGGGTCACCACGGCGCCGAGACCCATGTCCGCGCTCTGCTGCATCATCTGTTCCACGGACTCCACGTCGCGGACCACCTTCGCCTGCAGGACGCTCGAACTGACCCGGGCGTGGTAGCCGATGGACAGCTGCTGCATCCGGCGGCACAGCGCGGAGCGCAGGGTGATGCCCATCCGGCGGATGCTTCCGCCGAGGAGCCGTACGTACCACTGGTGGAGCGGGTAGTTGATGACGAGGATGAACAGCAGGATGCCGGTGGACTCCCAGAGTCCGGACTCGGGGCCGTGCTGGACGACTATGTCGAGGACGGTCGCGGTGATCAGCGGAAGCAGCCAGATCGGGCTGTGCTTCACGACGAAGACGAGCACCGCGATTGCCAGCCGGCCTCGGTCGGGGTGGAGCAGATGACCGAGGGTGCGTACCGGGTTCTCACCGCGGTAGCGGTGGTCCAGGTGGTCGAAGGGGGCCAGGGATTCGGCGGAGACGGGCGCAAGCGCTTTCGGCATGGAGTCCATCCCACCGTGCTCGCGCCGTGCGCGGCAACTCCGTTCCACGGACAGGACAGGGCAGGGCAACGGACAGGACAGGGGCCGCCGCGCACCCGGCCGGTCCGCCGGGTACGCGGCCCCGCCCGGCCCTACGGGACGCGGAGTTCGCGCGGTGACGGTTCCGGCTCGGGGGCAGGGGCGGGGGCGTCGCGGCCGGCCCGCCCCAACGAGGCGATCGCGCTGGTGATCAGGCCCGCCAGCAGCCCCCAGAACGCGGAGCCGATGCCCAGCAGCGTCACTCCGGAGGCCGTGGCGAGGAAGGTCACGACAGCCGCCTCCCTGGACGACTTGTCGGCCAGGGCCGTGGACAGGGAGGACTCGATGGTGGCGAGCAGGCCGATCCCGGCGATCGCCAGGACCAGTGCGTGCGGCATCGCGGTCAGCAGCGAGGCGACGGTCGCGCCGAGCAGGCCCACGCAGAGGTAGAAGACGCCCGCCCAGACCGCCGCCAGGTAGCGCCTGTCGCGGTCCGGATGGGCCTCCTCGCCGGTGCAGATGGCGGCCGTGATGGCGGCGAGGTTGAGGCCGAACGCGCCGAACGGTGCCAGTACGGCGTTGGCCGCCCCGGTCCACGTCATCAGCGGGGACACCGGTACGTCGTAGCCGGCGCCCCGGATCACCGCCACCCCGGGCAGGTTCTGGGACGCCATCGTGACCACGAACAGCGGGGCGCCGACGCTGATGAGCACCTTCCAGTCGAACTCCGGGGTGACGAACACCGGGGTGGCCAGGGCGAACCGGACCTTGTCCGGCTGCCAGCCGCCGGTGAACAGGGTGGCCACCACCCCGGCTCCGAGCGCCAGCAGCACCGCGTACCGGGGGAGCAGTCGCCGCCCCAGCAGGTAGAGCACGAACATCGGGAAGGCGACCGCGAAGCTGCCGTGCATCGTGCTGAACAGGCCGGTGCCGAACCGCAGCAGGACCCCCGCCAGCAGTGCGGCCGCCAGTGGCACCGGGATGCGGCCCATGACGCGGCTGAACCAGCCGGTCACCCCGCTGAGGAGGATGAGCAGCCCGGAGAAGACGAACGCGCCGATCGCCTGGGCCATGGAGACACCGCTCAGGCCGGTCGCGAGGAGCGCCGCACCGGGTGTCGACCACGCGGTGACGACGGGGGCCCGGTAGCGCAGCGACAGCCCGATGCAGGTACAGGCCAGGCCGACGCCGAGCGCGAGCATCCAGGAGGAGATCTCGCGCGAGTCCGCCCCGGCCGCCTTCGCCGCGGTGAAGACCAGGGCCGCTGAGCTGGTGACCCCGACCATGACGGCGATCAGTCCGGCGGCCACGGCCGACGGTGGTGCGGCCGAGCGAATGCGGGCGATCACGAACATGAGTGAGCCACTTCCCCTGTGCGGTGCGGGACGCCGTTGACCTGCGGCGGGACCGGCGTGCCGCGAGCGTGTTCCGTATACGGAACGTTCTGTTTATGGAACACTAGAGAGGCGGGCCGACGCCCGTCAACCGGGAACGGAGGTGGGTGGACGCCGATGGGGCTGAACGAGGACGTGGGGCGCAGGCTGCGAGCGCTGCGGCACCAACAGGACCTGTCCCTCTCGGAGTTGTCCCGGCGCTCGCGGGTCGGAAAGGGCACGCTCTCCGAGCTGGAGAGCGGTCGGCGCAACCCCACCCTGGAGACCCTGTACGCACTCGCCACCGCGCTCGGCCGGCCGCTCAGCGCGCTGCTCAGCGATCCGGCGCCGAAGGGCCGCCCCGGTCCGGGACCAGGCGGCGGTGCGGTGTTCGGCGCCGGCCCCGACGGCAGCCTCCCCGGGGTCTCGGGCAGCGCCGTCACCGCGGTTCTGCTGGAGCGGCACGAGGACGCGGCGGCGGTCACCGATGTCTTCCGGGTCATCATCCGGGCGGGCGCCACCCAGGAGTCGGAGGCGCACGTCCCGGGCACGGGGGAGAGCCTGATGGTGCTGGCGGGCACCGCGGTCGTCGGCCCGCCGCACGACACCCGGACGGTCGGCCCCGGTGCGTCCGCGCAGTGGCGGGCCGACGTGCCCCACATCTACCGCGCACCGGAGGCCGACGTGCACGGCATCCTCTTCGTGCGCTACCCGACGGCGGCCCCCGCCGGGTGAAGCCGGATGCCGCGGCCCTGCCAGCGCCTGCGCAGCCAGCGGTCGTGACTGGCCAGCACGACGGCGCCCGGCCCCGTTCCCAGCGCCTCCTCCAACTCGTCGCAGAGCCGCGGGGACAGGTGGTTGGTGGGCTCGTCGAGCAGCAGGAGCTGCGGAGGCCGGGCCGTCAGCAGGGCCAGCGCGAGCCTGCGGCGCTGGCCGGCCGACAGCTGCCCCACCTGCTTGTCCAGATCGCCCTCGTGCATCAGGCCGAGCGAGATGAGCGGCACCTCCTCTGCCCGGTCCATGCCCAGGGCACGTTCGTACGTGTCACGGACGGTACGGTCCGGCCGGGCGAACCGGGTGTCCTGCGCGAGCAGCCCGACCGTCAGCCCCGGCCGCCTGCTCACTTTGCCCTCCGGGCCGAGCCGCCCCGCGAGCACGGCGAGCAGCGTCGACTTCCCCGCGCCGTTGCCGCCCGTGACCAGCAGCCGTTCGGTCGCCGCCACATCGAGCCGGTCGACCGCCAGGCGGCCCGGCACCCGCACCCCGCGCAGCGATACGAGGGTGCCTTCGGCCGACGCGCCGGCGAGCCCCGAGTGCCGGAACCGCAACGGCTGCGGAGGCTCTCCGGTCCGGTGGCGCTCCAGCTCCGCCAGCCGGCGCGAGGCGTTGCGGACCCGGCGCGCGATCTGGCTCTGCACCCGGCCCGCGCGCAGGCCGTACCCCATCTTCTCGCTGTCGCGCGGGCCCCGGTCCGGCGCGACCTGCCGCGCCGTCACATCCGCAGAGCGGCGCAACGCCTCGATCTCCTCCTGCTCCTCGGCGTGACGCCGTTCCCAGCGCGCCCGCTCCGCCCGCTTCACGGACAGGTAGGTGCTGTAGCCGCCGCCGTACCGCACGGGACCGTCGACGGCCGGATCCAGGTCGATCAGATCCGTGCAGACCGCGTCGAGGAAGGCCCGGTCGTGACTGGCGATCACGACGGGCCCCGGCATCCCGCGCAGCTGCTCCTCCACGAAGGCGGCGGCCTCGTCGTCGAGGTGGTTGGTCGGCTCGTCCAGCAGGAGGGCCGAAGGGCGCCGCACCAGCAGCGCCGCCAGCGACAGCCGGCCGCGCTCGCCACCGGAGAGCGATTTGAGGGTGCGTTCGTACGGCAGAGCCGCGAGCCCGAGCCCGGTGAGCAGGACGGCGGCGCGCCGGTCGGCGTCCCAACTCTGCCGCTCCTGCGCCAGTTCCAGCCGCCGGCCGTACGTCGCCAGCAGTTCGGGGTACCCGGGGGAGTCCTGCGGGGTACGGGCCAGCTCCTTGGTGAGCCGGTCGATGGCCGCGAGGTCCTCCCGGGCCTCGCGCAGGGCGTCGTCCAGCACGTCGGCGATCGTCGACGTGGCGTCGAAAGCCATCTCCTGGTGCAGGAAGCCGACATCGGCGGGCCGGGTGACGCTGCCGCCGTCGGGCTCGTCCACACCGGCGAGCAGGCGCAGCAGAGTCGACTTGCCGACACCGTTCTCCCCGATCAGGCCGATGCGGTGGCCGGGCGCGGCGGTGAGTGACACCCCGTCGAGTACGCGCTTGGAGCCGAGGGTGCGCACGATGTCGTGTGCGAGCAGTGCGGGTGAGGTCATGGTGGTCCCATCCAACGTGATCGGTTCGCGGCCCGCCGGGCGGTCGGCCTCGGGCGCGGGCCAGGACGGCACGTCAGCGGTTCACATCTGCGGAGCCCCGGTCTCCAGCAGCTCGCCGTCCGCCAGCCGCAGCCACCGGTCCACCCCGATCCTGGTGAGGAAGGGCTCGTCGTGGCTGACGACCACGAACGCTCCCCGGTACGAGCTGAGCGCGCCCTCCAACTGCTCGGCGCTGGTCAGGTCGAGGTTGTTGGTCGGCTCGTCCAGGAGCAGCAGTTGCGGCGCCGGTTCGCCGCACAGGACGCAGGCCAGGGTGGCCCGCAGCCGCTCGCCACCGGACAGCGACCTGACGGCGAGGTGGGCGCAGTCACCCCGGAAGAGGAAGCGCGCGAGCAGGTTCATCCGTTCCGCCTCCGGCCGGTGCGGGGCGGACACGGCGAAGTTCTCCGCCACCGTACGGTCGAGGTCGAGCAGGTCGAGCCGCTGCGACAGGTAGGCGATCCGCCCTTCGGACCGCCTGATCTCGCCGCCCTCCGGCTGGAGTTCGCCGTTGATCAGACGCAACAGGGTGCTCTTCCCCGCACCGTTGGGACCGGTGAGCGCGATGCGCTCCGGGCCGCGGATCGTCAGATCGACGCCTTGGCCTGCGAACTGTTCCCGCCCGCCGAGGCGTACCCTCACCCGCTCGGCGAGCAGGACGGTGCGTCCGGCGGGGACGACGGTGTCCGGCAGTTCGAGGGTGAGGCGCTGCTCGTCGCGTACCGCGCGACCGGCCTCGTCCAGCCGCGCCCTGGCCTCACCGACCCGGGCGGAATGGGTCTGACCGGCCCGGCCCGCGGACTCCTGGGCGCCCCGCTTCATGTTCCCCGCGAAGATGCGCGGAAGACCGGCGTTCTTGAGATTGCGGGCCGCGTTGCTCGCCCGGCGCTCGGCGCGCTCGCGGGCCTGCTGCATCTCCCGCTTCTCCCGCCTCAGTTCCTGCTCGGCGTTGCGCACGTTCTTCTCGGCCACCTCCCGCTCGCCCCGCACGGCTTCCTCGTAGGCAGTGAAGTCACCTCCGTAGAGGCGTAGTTCGTCGCTCCCGAGTTCAGCGATGCGGTCCATACGGCCGAGCAGCGCACGGTCGTGGCTGACGAGCAGCAGGGTGCCGCCCCAGGCGTCGAGCGCGTCGTGGAGCGAGTGCCGGGCGTCGAGGTCCAGATTGTTGGTCGGCTCGTCGAGCAGCAGTACGTCGGGCCGCTTCAGCAACTGGGCCGCCAGGCCGAGGGAGACGACCTGCCCGCCGCTGAGCGTGCCGATGTTCCGGTCGAGAGCGAGGCCGGCCAGGCCGAGCCGGTCCAGTTGCGCCCGGGTGCGCTCCTCGATGTCCCAGTCGTCACCGATGACGGCGAAGTGGTCCTCGCCCACATCGCCGGATTCGACGGCGTCGAGGGCCCGGATCACGGCGTCGACCCCCAGGACCTCGGCCACCGTCAGGTCACCGGTCAGCGGCAGGCTCTGCGGCAGGTAACCGAGGGTCCCGCCCACCGAGACGGAGCCCGCGGTGGGGCGGAGTTCACCGGCGATCAGCTTGAGCAGGGTGCTCTTGCCGGACCCGTTGGGAGCGACGAGACCCGTACGGCCGCCCCCCATCGCGAAGGACAGGTCGTGGAAGACAGGGGTGTCGTCGGGCCAGGAGAAGGAGAGACCCGAGCAGATGATGGAAGCGTCGGACATGCGGGAGACCTCGCGTGTGATTCCGGGACGGCACGGAGTGCGGCCCCGGGAGCAATGGACAGAGGGAACAACGACATGGCCACTTCGGCTGCGCTCCTGGGCGCCCGCCGGTGGCCGTCAGCTCCGGGTATCACCCGGAGATGTCGTCGTCACCCGCCATGTCTGATCTCCTCCGTACACGCTGAACAGCGTGATCACCCTAGCAGGCAGCCCGCCACCGGGCCTTGCTTCCGGGGCGGGCTCACCGGATGTGGCACCGGACGCGTCACCCGGGCCCGGAAGAGGAACCGATGACGACCGTGCGCGCCCACGCGGGCGGCGAGTCCGGCACGTAGTCGGGATCGTCCTCGCGCCACGACCTGCGGGTGTGCTGCCGGGGGAACAGCCCCACCACCGTCCGGCAGGCCGGCCGCGCGGCGGGCCACGGCGTCTGCCCGTCCGTGAGAGCCACCACCACGTCCGGACGGGGCCGCGCCCGCAGCGCCCTGGCGAAACCCGAGCGCAGGTCCGTACCCCCGCCGCCCACCAGGGGAATGCCCTCCGCGCGGCACAGCGGGTGCGCGATCCCGGCCGCCGCGTCGCACGACAGGACGCTGACCAGGTCCCGGCGGCCGCCGACGCTGCGGGAGATGGCGGCGACCTCGAGGAGAGCGCTGCCC includes these proteins:
- a CDS encoding ABC transporter ATP-binding protein; the encoded protein is MPKALAPVSAESLAPFDHLDHRYRGENPVRTLGHLLHPDRGRLAIAVLVFVVKHSPIWLLPLITATVLDIVVQHGPESGLWESTGILLFILVINYPLHQWYVRLLGGSIRRMGITLRSALCRRMQQLSIGYHARVSSSVLQAKVVRDVESVEQMMQQSADMGLGAVVTLAGGLVVIGLRVPAFLPVFLVVVPAAGFLVMKLRARLRSHNESFRREVEQLSSRVGEMTTLIPITRAHGLERTALGRVDGSLRQVFAAGLRLDTVNGRFGSLAWVILNTLGVLCLTGSALVAYHGWMAVTAGDVVMLSSFFTVLTGSVTTLLGLAPVLTKGLESVRSAGEVLQAPDLEQNAGKVQVERVTGHIDFEDVGFAYDEADPAVDGFTLSARPGETIALVGASGAGKSTVLNLLIGFIRPTSGRILLDGADMAGLDLRSYRRFLSVVPQESILFEGSIRDNVTYGMGDTDEATLTRALADANALEFVRELPLGLDTVVGQRGARLSGGQRQRLAIARALIRDPRVLVLDEATSALDNRSEALVQEALSRLVHGRTVFVVAHRLSTIRNADRIVAMEGGRIAEIGSHSELLDSGGVYAGLQPARP
- a CDS encoding benzoate/H(+) symporter BenE family transporter translates to MFVIARIRSAAPPSAVAAGLIAVMVGVTSSAALVFTAAKAAGADSREISSWMLALGVGLACTCIGLSLRYRAPVVTAWSTPGAALLATGLSGVSMAQAIGAFVFSGLLILLSGVTGWFSRVMGRIPVPLAAALLAGVLLRFGTGLFSTMHGSFAVAFPMFVLYLLGRRLLPRYAVLLALGAGVVATLFTGGWQPDKVRFALATPVFVTPEFDWKVLISVGAPLFVVTMASQNLPGVAVIRGAGYDVPVSPLMTWTGAANAVLAPFGAFGLNLAAITAAICTGEEAHPDRDRRYLAAVWAGVFYLCVGLLGATVASLLTAMPHALVLAIAGIGLLATIESSLSTALADKSSREAAVVTFLATASGVTLLGIGSAFWGLLAGLITSAIASLGRAGRDAPAPAPEPEPSPRELRVP
- a CDS encoding helix-turn-helix domain-containing protein, translating into MGLNEDVGRRLRALRHQQDLSLSELSRRSRVGKGTLSELESGRRNPTLETLYALATALGRPLSALLSDPAPKGRPGPGPGGGAVFGAGPDGSLPGVSGSAVTAVLLERHEDAAAVTDVFRVIIRAGATQESEAHVPGTGESLMVLAGTAVVGPPHDTRTVGPGASAQWRADVPHIYRAPEADVHGILFVRYPTAAPAG
- a CDS encoding ABC-F family ATP-binding cassette domain-containing protein — translated: MTSPALLAHDIVRTLGSKRVLDGVSLTAAPGHRIGLIGENGVGKSTLLRLLAGVDEPDGGSVTRPADVGFLHQEMAFDATSTIADVLDDALREAREDLAAIDRLTKELARTPQDSPGYPELLATYGRRLELAQERQSWDADRRAAVLLTGLGLAALPYERTLKSLSGGERGRLSLAALLVRRPSALLLDEPTNHLDDEAAAFVEEQLRGMPGPVVIASHDRAFLDAVCTDLIDLDPAVDGPVRYGGGYSTYLSVKRAERARWERRHAEEQEEIEALRRSADVTARQVAPDRGPRDSEKMGYGLRAGRVQSQIARRVRNASRRLAELERHRTGEPPQPLRFRHSGLAGASAEGTLVSLRGVRVPGRLAVDRLDVAATERLLVTGGNGAGKSTLLAVLAGRLGPEGKVSRRPGLTVGLLAQDTRFARPDRTVRDTYERALGMDRAEEVPLISLGLMHEGDLDKQVGQLSAGQRRRLALALLTARPPQLLLLDEPTNHLSPRLCDELEEALGTGPGAVVLASHDRWLRRRWQGRGIRLHPAGAAVG
- a CDS encoding ABC-F family ATP-binding cassette domain-containing protein — encoded protein: MSDASIICSGLSFSWPDDTPVFHDLSFAMGGGRTGLVAPNGSGKSTLLKLIAGELRPTAGSVSVGGTLGYLPQSLPLTGDLTVAEVLGVDAVIRALDAVESGDVGEDHFAVIGDDWDIEERTRAQLDRLGLAGLALDRNIGTLSGGQVVSLGLAAQLLKRPDVLLLDEPTNNLDLDARHSLHDALDAWGGTLLLVSHDRALLGRMDRIAELGSDELRLYGGDFTAYEEAVRGEREVAEKNVRNAEQELRREKREMQQARERAERRASNAARNLKNAGLPRIFAGNMKRGAQESAGRAGQTHSARVGEARARLDEAGRAVRDEQRLTLELPDTVVPAGRTVLLAERVRVRLGGREQFAGQGVDLTIRGPERIALTGPNGAGKSTLLRLINGELQPEGGEIRRSEGRIAYLSQRLDLLDLDRTVAENFAVSAPHRPEAERMNLLARFLFRGDCAHLAVRSLSGGERLRATLACVLCGEPAPQLLLLDEPTNNLDLTSAEQLEGALSSYRGAFVVVSHDEPFLTRIGVDRWLRLADGELLETGAPQM